The genome window CCACCTCCTTTTGCTTCACTCCGAGAGATCGAGTCCCCCATTGGAGGTTTGCTGGCCCGGGCGAGTAATAATTCCTAATGCAAAACGAAGTTAGAGGACGGCAGATGAAATCCAAGAACTCCAGCAGAATGCAGCTCACCGGGATCCAATCCGAGACATGGGCGCCCAGGTCATCCGAGAGCTGGGCACCAAATCATCGCCGAAGAAAAGATAGCCGCCTCCCTTGGCGCTGAGACAGTGGCCGACGACGTTCTTGGTCACCCCTTGATCGCTTAGCTGAGACAGAACGCTAACCTTCCCGGTGCCGAGCCCGAGAACTCCGTCGGTGAGCGCTGGGGTGTTGGGGCTCGTAAGCTGCTGATTGTACCCACACCTGGACATGTCTCCATGACATTTTACTGAGCAGTCTACAGATCGGAAAGATGGAAGTTTTATGGAAACAACAGGGTGAGGTTGCTTACCCGAAGGCGAGGATGGGGCGGGCGAGGGTACGGCCGAGGGAGAAGGCGTCGGCGACGAGGACGCCGAGAGAGGAGCCGCTGTCTGCGTATTCGATCTCGTAGTCACATTGGCCGCAGTTCTGATCCTGGGCGGTGCCGGAGTGGAGGGCGGCGCAGAAGGGGTTTCTGCAGGGTACAAGATTGGTGCGCTTGGGCCGGTACCACGGGTGAGGTCCCTGAAGTTGACGAATCCAAAGGAAAAGGATCGGATTTTACTTGAGAAACTTACGAAGATTTTTGGGAAATTAGAGAGGAATTTGGGAACAAAGATTCGACCTTGGAACAGCGAACGCAGGGGGCGTCGCATTGGATCCAGGTGAGGTCGCTGCCGGTGTCAACGTCCAAGAAGTAGGGCTTCGGCGGATCGCCAATGTTCATCTCCACGTAGTACAGCCTGCGAATTCGACAAAGAATCAGGTACAATAATGCATAAATCTGCATAAACCCAGTTCTTGACATGTACCCGCGCGGGTAGACGTCGCCGTGGATAGGGAAGACAGCGGAGGAAGCGTCTAACGCCTTCGCCTTCTTCGGCGAGGGGGTAGTGACCGCGGCGGAGACGGAGGCGATCACAGCGGTGACGACCAACGAGGCGAATAGGAGCCCTCTTCGGGCGGCCTTCCAGCCACCCATCCTCCGCCGATTGAGATCGTGGAACGAATCGGAGATGAAGAAAGCGGCGTCGGATGGTCGAGTCCAATTCTCCGCCGTCGGCTCTGACGCAAAAGAGCGAATGGAGAGAGGTGGACGGGGAGGCTTCCGACGACTAGACTGCCAACTTGTACGCCTTCGCCTGGCGTGAGCATTGATCATACCTCAAATTGACCTTTTTTTGTTATTGTTATCTGCATCTATAATCCACATATTTGAtcctaattattataattataactattttatttattataattatcattAACAAAACTAATCCATTTTTTCCCCTCAGCTTCGTCTGTGACTCAATCCGCGTAAAACGCGATGTGGGTCCCACATCTGACAGGGAAACCAACCCGACAAAGTGGTCGCCGGGGCCCACATGAAGCTCGCGGGAAAGCCCGCGTAACAGGAGTCAGTTCAAGGGAGGAGGTTTTGACTGGGACGCAAAACAACATTTTCCTGGAAGAACACAGACTATCGGAATAAAGAACGACGAGGAAGAAGACGAAACTAACGATGGTGTTGTTGACTAGAAGACTTGACCACTAAGTTGTGTTTAAGATGTGTCTGAAATAGAAGCGCATGATCAAGTTCTTCCTTGTTTTTGTTGTTGATCTTAATGTGCAGATATAAACCCTATTTCCAGATGTAAGACTATGTATATTATCAAATGCTTAGCTTGCATTGGATCAAGAAGGTTTGATCATATCATACACTACAGATGACAACAGTCTGAACGTGTCCTCTTCACTTCTAAAGGGAGAGGATAACAGGAAATGCAAGGGGGTTAAGCCTGCAAACCTGTTGCTACTGCAAAACCCAAAGGTTTGATGGCCTTAAGCACATCAGTGTATCCATGGCTACAACCACCAACTATTCAAGCAAAATTAAGTTCCTAAAAAGTTCATGATGTTACACGGTGTAGCAAAACGTAATTAATCAAAGCGCAACTCCTCTGGCATGTCGCAAAGAGCTCGTATCGTGTGACTGGCCACAGCCATTAGCTGCAGATACTCGTCCGCCCCATCGATTAAGCACTGCAAAGGTGTTAATTGTAATTAAATAATTATGAGTAATCAAGCATTTTAATCCTTCCATTTTATATCTATCCTATTATTATAGATCACTATGAGGGCCTATTTGAAGCTGGAGACGACAGAACTGCACGAAAGAACATTTATAACATGTAGAAAACTACTCGGATGATTACAAGAAAGAAACATATGATTAACTCTTGAGTCGGGCTGTGACTTTATGATCTATGGGGATGCCTGGAGGTTTTCCATAATTAGCTAGGTTATGACGTGGGTTTATATATGTGCAAAAACAACTGGTACACGACTAAGATTTATATAAACAAGACACTCAAAAGTTCCGTGTATCTACACATACTGTGTGAACAAGTATAGCCATTAAGCACAAGCACTCACATTGTATGCCTATATTCATTGAGGTCAAGTCATCATATAAGACCAATAGAACAGATGATTAGACAGAAGCATTAACGCTAACCTTGTCTGCTTCACCCAACTTCTTGCAGATTCTTGCCTTCTGTTCATCTGATATGTCATCGTTATTAACTATCACCTCTAGGAACTGGTAAACCATCTTGAATCAGTACCATATACAATAAGAATTATGATTGTACAGTGAAAGTAAGTTGTAGGCGAGATATAACCTGATATAACAGTTGAGAGACTGGATATCCCTCAGCAATTACATTATTAACCTCCTTGTTTGCAACATCAAAATCGCCAGATTTGCAAGCTGTGAATACTGCCTGAACTACTTCTTGAGGGATCACCTAAACAATCATGGTAGAAACAGTGGTCATAACAGAAGCACAAAAGATAAGCTACTagtcaaacaaaaaaaatattctgcTTTAGGCATCCATCACATATTGTTGCTTTAAGACTCATGTAATAGTTGCATGGACAAGAACCAGTGTTCATATGAATAAAACAGTAATGTATAACGGTGCCCATAACCAATAAGAGTTGGAAAAAATCAAGAGTGAGCTCGCCAATAGACCATTACAATCATCCACTAAACAATAATATATACAGCAACAAATCATCAAAGTCCTTTAACATAACCTACAAGCCTTATCCAGATACACCATCTGTCTCGAAGAACTTCATCCATCAAGGTTAGTATTTGAAAATACTTTAATAAACTATCCAACCAAACATTTGACCTAGAAGTGAGAGTCATGAAGTTTATGAACTAAAGGAAGACCTAGGACAACATTTAGTTCAAGAGAATGTTTGTTGGTCAAAACTCAAAAGTCAACCGTTGTCACTCTACCATTGAAGTTTTAGAGAATGACCTGGAATTTGGTTGTGATCATTTTTAACCAAGCTTAACCAACCAACATATTCATGGCACATTCACCTTGTTTGTACAACTAGATATTCATCATCAACTATTGAACCATAAAGGTTTAAGGATCGGGTTACTCGGTTTCAATCACATGAAATGAAATTGAATTCTATAAGTGAAAAGTGTTTGGTGTGCAAACCATTCTATATTTATTTGCCTTTTTAACATTTTCTCCGTTTGAAGGTTATCTGAAAGATGTAACAGTTACCATATACTTTATGTGTGgctatgaaaaataatttgaaaATGATCCCTAAAGAGAGAAACTAATCCCAATCAAAGATTTGCTGATAGGAAGATTGTCTCacaaaatataaatgaaaataaaGATTCTCAAAATTGAAAAATCGGATGTGTCTGACCGGATTAATAATTGATTTGagatcattatttatttatttgatcatTTGTTTAGCTTTTCTTCTACTTGTAATTGATAGACTATTAAAGGGGAAAAATTGGAAGCGATGGGAAGGTAGATCAGTGGAATGTATAAACAAAGAAGTCAGGCTCTCCCTGCTGGTGTAAGATCATTGACCATGGGAGGTGTGTCTAGTATGAGACTACGAATACCTAGGTCGATGACTGGGAATTGGAAAACATCTAAAAATCATGGATTATTTCTTCTCTTATTTCCTTCTGCATAATTTCTCTGTTTTCCACTcgtgcttttctttcttttttaataaccCATAGTTGCTTCCAATATAGAACAAAATGAATTGCCAATTTATGTCAATCCTGGTAAAATTACTTGGTTATAACTAGGATcacaaaagtttttttttctttgacacACTGACTGAAAAACAGAGAGCTGCCAGATGCAATTTTCTAGAAGatacatgaaataaaatgttaaaaaCAAGTGGGAGTAAAAGTACCCCAGAAACACTAATGAGGTCCTTGGATGTAATGGATGATCCAAACAAGCGAGCTGCACTCTGAAAAGAATTGAACAGAAAAATGGTTTTGAGACATCATAAAGTGTTGGTCTGTCGCTAAATTTCTGCATGACCAACTCCTCCAATCTTTccttctcctcaaaagagaaaagTTACAACAAGAGTAGTAGATTAGGAGAACTTTAATGCCAAGATAAGCTTTATCAGTATGATCAAAGCAAGCagaaagtaaagaaaaaaaaaacctgcaGGTATGTAATAGCACGGCGAAGATCTCCCTGAGAGATTGAGCTCAAAGTAGAAAGAGCCTAGTTGGTTTTTATAAACAAAAGTTAGTATTCAATCACAATTTGTGCATTGTGCAAATATCCTTACTTCCAAGGGAACTACTAGGTAACTGAAAAACACAATTCAATGGTCTGCATACCTCAGAATCCAGAGTCAGGCCTTCTTCACTACAAATGTGCAAGATGCGACTACTCATTATACCCTCAGAAAGAGGTTTAAACCTGAACTTCGCACACCTGGAAGCAAGTGGTTCTATGATCCTATACTCAGAAAAAGGATAAAACCGAAGGAAATTAGATTATCAACTATTTAAATGAAG of Musa acuminata AAA Group cultivar baxijiao chromosome BXJ2-3, Cavendish_Baxijiao_AAA, whole genome shotgun sequence contains these proteins:
- the LOC135584334 gene encoding aspartic proteinase Asp1-like, with the translated sequence MGGWKAARRGLLFASLVVTAVIASVSAAVTTPSPKKAKALDASSAVFPIHGDVYPRGLYYVEMNIGDPPKPYFLDVDTGSDLTWIQCDAPCVRCSKGPHPWYRPKRTNLVPCRNPFCAALHSGTAQDQNCGQCDYEIEYADSGSSLGVLVADAFSLGRTLARPILAFGCGYNQQLTSPNTPALTDGVLGLGTGKVSVLSQLSDQGVTKNVVGHCLSAKGGGYLFFGDDLVPSSRMTWAPMSRIGSRNYYSPGPANLQWGTRSLGVKQKEVVFDTGSTYTYFGFQPYQAFLSAVKSDLSKTPLKEVSDDPSLSVCWKGQKPFKSVNDVKQYFKTLALSFVNAKRTLLEVPPENYLIITKHGNACLGILDGTEVGLGNLNVIGDISLQDLTVVYDNERQQIGWVRAACDRPPKSGTSSSP
- the LOC135607881 gene encoding replication factor C subunit 2, whose amino-acid sequence is MAPVVQSSQPWVEKYRPRQVKDVAHQDEVIRVLTNTLETANCPHMLFYGPPGTGKTTTALAIAHQLFGPELYRSRVLELNASDDRGINVVRTKIKDFAAVAVGSGSRQGYPCPPYKIIILDEADSMTEDAQNALRRTMETYSKVTRFFFICNYISRIIEPLASRCAKFRFKPLSEGIMSSRILHICSEEGLTLDSEALSTLSSISQGDLRRAITYLQSAARLFGSSITSKDLISVSGVIPQEVVQAVFTACKSGDFDVANKEVNNVIAEGYPVSQLLYQFLEVIVNNDDISDEQKARICKKLGEADKCLIDGADEYLQLMAVASHTIRALCDMPEELRFD